The region GCCAGGCGTTCGCGCCCAGCGACGCCGCGGCCTGTCGCTGCCGGTCGTCGATCCCGCCCAGCACCGGGGCCAGGGTGCGCACGACCAGCGGCAGCGCGACCAGCGCCTGGGCCATCGGGACGAGCAGCGGGGAGTCGCGCAGGTCGAGCGGCGGCTGGTCGAGGGTGATCAGGAAGCCGAAGCCGAGGGTCACCGCGCTCACCCCGAGCGGCAGCATGAAGAAGCCGTCGAGGGTCGAGCGCACGCGTCGCTCGGCGACCGAGTGCGAGCGGCGCGTGACGATCACCGAGACGACCATCCCGACCAGCAGCGCCATCCAGGTCGCGTCGACCGCAGTGCGCAGGCTCGTCACCAGGGCCGTCGTGACCGGCACCAGCAGCGCCTGGTCGTCGCCGGCGGTCGTCAGCGCGCGGTAGTTCGCCAGCCCCCAGCCGTCGCCCACGCTCAACGACCCGAGCACCAGGGTGAGGATCGGCAGGAGCATCGCGCCCAGCACCAGCAGCGTCAGCGCGACCACCGGCGCGTCCGCGCGGCGTACGGCCCGCACCGGCGTCACCGTGCGCTGCGCCGTCGGGTCGGGCGTCGCACGCAGCCGGGCGGCGACGGCGAGCAGCACGACCACGACGACGATCTGCAGGACCGACAGCGCGGCCGCCGCCCGGAGGTCGAAGATCGTCGTGGTGAGCAGGTAGATCTCGGTCTCGACGGTCGAGTAGCGCACCCCGCCGAGGGTCAGCACGATGCCGAACGCCGTCGCGCAGAAGAGGAAGACGATGCTCGCCGCGCCCACGATCGCCGGCCGGAGCGCGGGCAGGGTGACGGTCCGCAGGACCTGCCACGGCGACGCGCCGAGCGCCGCGGCGGCCTGGCCGGGCCGCGGGTCGAGCGACTCCCACGCGACCCCGACGGTGCGCACCACGACGGCGACGTTGAAGAAGACGAGCCCGCAGATGATGGCGACCGGGGTGCCGTCGAGGCCGAGCGACCCGAGCGGACCGCCCTCCCCCAGCAGCTGCCGGAAGGCGACGCCGACCACGACGGTCGGCAGCACGAACGGCACCAGCATCGCGGCCCGGACGACGGTGCGGCCGGGCAGCGCGAGCCGGTGCAGGGCGTACGCCGCCGGCAGCCCGATGACGACCGCGAGCAGCGTCGCGGTGGCCGAGGTCCAGACGGTGAACCACGCGACCCGGTGGACCCGCGGTCGCGCCAGCACCTCGAGCACCGTGCCCGGCGCGAACCGGCCGTCGACGACGAAGCCCTCGCTGACCATGCCGAGGACCGGCAGGACGAAGAGGACGCCGAGCACCGCCACCGGCCCGGCGGCCAGGAGGAGGAGCCCGGCGATGCGCCTCATCGGGAGATGACGTCGGTCC is a window of Nocardioides oleivorans DNA encoding:
- a CDS encoding ABC transporter permease — translated: MRRIAGLLLLAAGPVAVLGVLFVLPVLGMVSEGFVVDGRFAPGTVLEVLARPRVHRVAWFTVWTSATATLLAVVIGLPAAYALHRLALPGRTVVRAAMLVPFVLPTVVVGVAFRQLLGEGGPLGSLGLDGTPVAIICGLVFFNVAVVVRTVGVAWESLDPRPGQAAAALGASPWQVLRTVTLPALRPAIVGAASIVFLFCATAFGIVLTLGGVRYSTVETEIYLLTTTIFDLRAAAALSVLQIVVVVVLLAVAARLRATPDPTAQRTVTPVRAVRRADAPVVALTLLVLGAMLLPILTLVLGSLSVGDGWGLANYRALTTAGDDQALLVPVTTALVTSLRTAVDATWMALLVGMVVSVIVTRRSHSVAERRVRSTLDGFFMLPLGVSAVTLGFGFLITLDQPPLDLRDSPLLVPMAQALVALPLVVRTLAPVLGGIDDRQRQAAASLGANAWRTILTVDLPVVWKPMLAASGFAFAASLGEFGATSFLARDTSPTLPVVIFRLIGHPGEMNYGMALAASVVLAVATAVVMLAVERLRVPGVGAF